From the Oryctolagus cuniculus chromosome 17, mOryCun1.1, whole genome shotgun sequence genome, the window ACCTGTCAGTCGGTCACAGGGGCCACTGGTGTATTGAGAAGGGAGGTCTATGGGAGGGGGCACCCTGGGGCTGTTCTCTGTGTCGGGGGACCCTCAGCCTGTCTTCTCTGGAGGTGATGTCTGAAAGAGCTGTTCTCAGTGTTTTTCTCCTCGGGGTGCCCGGCCTCCCCTCGGCATCTGCACGCACCCGAATCCACAGGTGCTGGAGTCCCTCTACACAATGGCGTAGGAGACGACAAATCACCGCCAGACACCGCCTACGCCAGACACGCGATGTCAACAGCCGTGCCGACTGTTTGGGGAGTAATGCTAAGCTACGGAGCCTGTCTGTGTGCAGTAGAGACGCACAGATTTCTGTCCGGATCTTTTCCTTCCCAGGTTGACTGAACCCTGGGCTGCGGACCTGCCTCCCCACCTGGGCACGTGTTTCCCTGCTGGGGGTCACTTCTACACTGGGGCACCTCCTCGTTGGGTTGCAGCCACGCTAGGAATGTTTCGCCGCTGGGGGGCTTTCTGCCTTGGGGGTGTTCCCTACGGAGTGCGATTCCGATTGGGCGAATTGCCTCGCTCCTAGCAGTGGGCTTTGCGGAGtcactggggagggggctgctgttgtagcctctccccccccaccccccgccccagtgGGCCACTGCTCTCTGCCAACAGATCCTCACACTTAGGCCGCTCCCTGCTACTTCCTGACGCTGCTCCAATTATTCTGAGGAGGCAGGTCACAAGTTCCCAGGAGCAGTCACACCTCCCACCTCGGGGTGAGGGCCCCCCCAGCAGCACTCAGctccctctcacctcctcccagcccccatgCCAGCATGCCCTGGGACCCCTCCAGCTCCACCGGCTGCACAGAAGCTGGGAGACTGGGATTTCATTCCCTCTGTGTGCCCTGGGATGCTGCGAGCCCGCTGGCCCTCTCTGAACCTGCTCCTTGGAGAGCCCAGTGGGTAAGACAGAGACGGCCAAGCAAGCCCACGCCCATCCCCCCACGGGCTACTCACAATGACATTGCAgagcaggagaaacagagaaatgtctCTGAGGCACCGGCGTCTCCAGTGGCCCCTGGGGGCCAAGATCATGGCCACGACCTCTGGAGGGCCTGCTGGGCTGGGGTtggccaggctgggggtgggtgggcagccAGGCAGAGCGTGCAGGGCGTCCAGGTTGGCGAAGGTGAGGCCTTGGCAGGGCTCCTtggggggtgtgtgggggggctcAGCCCCGGGCGGCCCCCGGTGCAGGCTCTCGATGATGAACACGTTCTGGAAGGTGTGCTGGGCGACCATGAGCAGGGCGTGGGCCAGGTTGAGCCCCGCCAGCAGGTCCCGGGGGGTGCCCGCCACCACGGCCACGATCGAGTAGTAGGAGATGGCATactggcccagggcagcccccatCAGCAGGGCTACGTCCAGCGTGCGGGTGGGGTTCTTGTGGTGGTCCATGGCGCGCCGGTCGAAACGGTAGATGACCGAGCCGCTCAGGCTGACCAGGGTCATGAGCCCCAGGCAGACGATGTTGAAGCTGTAGTAGGTGACCAGGGCCTGCTGGGTACGGCCCCCCTCCCCGCTCACCTGGACCTCGTAGATGATGAAGACGGCCAGCCCCACCACAAAGAGCAGCAGGCCCAGGATCGGGCCGGCGAAGAAGGTTTCCCGGAAGAGACTGACCCGGGaggggccgtggccgtggccgtggccttgAGGGGCGGCCAACAGCCTGCCGACGTTCTTCCACATGACGTAGAGCATGGTGGACGCGAAGAGGCTGTACTCGATGTTGAAGGGGTATAGGTAAAAATACCCCTGCTGGAAGATCTGGCAGACGGGCGTGCTGCAGGAACAGGCGGTGTCTCCC encodes:
- the OTOP2 gene encoding proton channel OTOP2 — its product is MSEELASGPKERPPALRAGPREVWKKGGRLLSVLLAVNVLLLACTLVSGGAFNKVAVYDTDVFALLTTMMLLASLWILFYVLRTARCPGAVPYLDAHAGPIWLRGGLVLFGTCTLVMDVFKTGYYSSFFECQSAIKILHPLIQAVFVILQTYFLWVSAKDCVHVHLDLTRFGLMFTLTTNLAIWMAAVVDESVHQAHSYGSSHGNTSYTRLAPDLERVGDTACSCSTPVCQIFQQGYFYLYPFNIEYSLFASTMLYVMWKNVGRLLAAPQGHGHGHGPSRVSLFRETFFAGPILGLLLFVVGLAVFIIYEVQVSGEGGRTQQALVTYYSFNIVCLGLMTLVSLSGSVIYRFDRRAMDHHKNPTRTLDVALLMGAALGQYAISYYSIVAVVAGTPRDLLAGLNLAHALLMVAQHTFQNVFIIESLHRGPPGAEPPHTPPKEPCQGLTFANLDALHALPGCPPTPSLANPSPAGPPEVVAMILAPRGHWRRRCLRDISLFLLLCNVILWIMPAFGARPHFSNTVEVDFYGYSLWAAIVNICLPFGIFYRMHAVSSLLEVYVLS